Proteins from a single region of Stutzerimonas stutzeri:
- a CDS encoding M18 family aminopeptidase, which produces MRKALNQGLIDYLQASPTPFHATQNLAQALQAAGYRALDEREAWHTEAGGRYYVTRNDSAIIAFQLGSKSLVEHGLRLVGAHTDSPCLRVKPQPELQRQGFWQLGVEVYGGALLAPWFDRDLSLAGRVTYSRDGRIESQLIDFKVPIATIPNLAIHLNREANQGWAINAQNELPPILAQIASQESPDFRALLADQLGREHGLVADVVLDFELSFYDTQSAAVIGLHGDFIAGARLDNLLSCFAGLQALLNAEPEHTCVLVCTDHEEVGSTSLCGADGPFLEQVLRRVLPDEDDFQRAISHSLLISADNAHAVHPNYADKHDGNHGPKLNAGPVIKVNNNQRYATSSETAGFFRHLCLENEVPVQSFVTRSDMGCGSTIGPITASQLGVRTVDIGLPTFAMHSIRELAGSQDLAHLVKVLTAFYASSQLP; this is translated from the coding sequence ATGCGCAAAGCTCTCAACCAAGGCCTGATCGACTACTTGCAGGCCTCGCCTACCCCCTTCCATGCCACCCAGAATCTCGCCCAAGCACTGCAGGCCGCTGGCTACCGCGCGCTGGACGAACGCGAGGCCTGGCATACCGAGGCTGGCGGGCGTTATTACGTTACCCGCAATGACTCGGCCATCATCGCCTTTCAACTGGGCAGTAAGTCGCTCGTCGAGCATGGCCTGAGGCTGGTCGGCGCCCATACCGACAGCCCGTGCCTGCGGGTCAAGCCACAGCCGGAGCTGCAGCGCCAGGGCTTCTGGCAGCTGGGTGTCGAGGTGTATGGCGGCGCCCTGCTCGCTCCTTGGTTCGACCGCGATCTGTCGCTGGCCGGCCGCGTCACCTACAGCCGTGATGGCCGCATCGAGAGCCAGTTGATCGACTTCAAGGTGCCGATCGCGACGATTCCGAACCTGGCGATTCACCTCAACCGGGAAGCCAATCAGGGCTGGGCCATCAACGCCCAGAACGAGCTGCCGCCAATCCTCGCGCAGATCGCCAGTCAGGAAAGCCCGGACTTCCGCGCGCTGCTCGCCGATCAGCTCGGCCGTGAACATGGCCTGGTCGCCGACGTCGTACTGGACTTTGAACTGAGCTTCTACGACACCCAGAGCGCGGCGGTCATCGGCTTGCACGGTGACTTCATCGCCGGCGCCCGCCTGGACAATCTGCTTTCGTGCTTTGCGGGTTTGCAGGCCTTGCTGAACGCCGAACCCGAGCACACCTGCGTACTGGTCTGCACCGATCACGAGGAAGTCGGCTCGACCTCGTTGTGCGGCGCGGATGGCCCGTTCCTGGAGCAGGTCTTGCGTCGAGTGCTGCCGGATGAGGACGACTTCCAGCGCGCCATCAGCCATTCCCTGCTGATCTCCGCCGACAATGCCCACGCGGTGCACCCGAACTACGCCGACAAGCACGACGGCAACCACGGGCCTAAGCTCAACGCTGGCCCGGTGATCAAGGTGAACAACAACCAGCGCTACGCCACAAGCAGCGAAACCGCCGGGTTCTTCCGTCATCTTTGTCTGGAGAACGAAGTACCGGTGCAGAGTTTCGTCACCCGTAGCGACATGGGTTGCGGCTCCACGATCGGCCCGATCACGGCCAGCCAGCTGGGTGTGCGTACCGTCGACATTGGCCTGCCTACCTTCGCCATGCACTCGATCCGGGAGCTAGCGGGCAGCCAGGATCTGGCGCATCTGGTCAAGGTGCTGACCGCCTTCTACGCCAGCAGCCAGCTGCCTTGA
- a CDS encoding NAD(P)H-quinone oxidoreductase yields MKALQGIEGHLEWAERPAPACGDGEIRIRVAAAGLNRADLLQRGGHYPPPAGVTDILGLECAGVIAEVSGRSRWKVGDRVCTLLAGGGMAEEVVVDARHALPVPEGMSLHEAAVIPEVYATAWLNLYRLGALLAGDKVLLHAGASGVGSAAIQLCKAFGNPCWVSVGSAERLAYCESLGAQGGVLRGDSLEALRDFGPFDMILDPVGAKYAALNMQLLAMDGRWVMIGLMGGRKAEMDLAGLLAKRIQLIGSTLRSRDADYKAGLLAEMEEKVWPLFTQGKLSPRLERTFAIGDVEAAFETLASNTVSGKVALVIDSAIS; encoded by the coding sequence ATGAAGGCATTGCAAGGTATCGAGGGGCATCTGGAGTGGGCCGAGCGACCGGCTCCGGCGTGCGGCGATGGCGAAATCCGTATCCGTGTGGCTGCTGCCGGGCTGAACCGTGCGGACCTGCTGCAGCGAGGCGGACACTATCCGCCGCCGGCAGGTGTTACCGACATCCTGGGGCTGGAATGTGCTGGCGTTATCGCCGAGGTAAGCGGGCGCAGTCGCTGGAAGGTGGGCGATCGCGTATGCACGTTGTTGGCAGGTGGCGGCATGGCCGAAGAAGTGGTGGTCGACGCCCGTCATGCGCTGCCGGTTCCCGAGGGCATGTCGTTGCACGAGGCCGCAGTGATTCCGGAGGTATATGCCACGGCCTGGCTCAATCTCTATCGCCTGGGCGCATTACTGGCCGGCGACAAGGTACTGCTTCACGCTGGTGCCAGCGGTGTCGGCTCTGCGGCGATCCAGCTGTGCAAGGCCTTTGGCAATCCCTGCTGGGTCAGCGTCGGTTCGGCCGAGCGGCTGGCCTACTGCGAATCGCTGGGCGCGCAGGGCGGTGTGCTACGGGGTGACTCGCTCGAAGCGCTGCGCGATTTCGGTCCGTTCGACATGATCCTCGATCCGGTCGGTGCGAAGTACGCCGCACTGAATATGCAACTACTGGCGATGGATGGGCGTTGGGTGATGATCGGCTTGATGGGCGGACGCAAGGCCGAGATGGATCTGGCTGGTTTGCTGGCCAAGCGCATCCAGTTGATCGGCTCGACCCTGCGCAGCCGCGACGCCGATTACAAGGCCGGGCTGCTAGCGGAAATGGAAGAGAAGGTCTGGCCGCTGTTCACCCAGGGCAAGCTTTCGCCGCGTCTGGAGCGAACCTTTGCCATCGGTGATGTGGAGGCTGCATTCGAAACGCTGGCCAGCAACACCGTGTCCGGCAAGGTGGCCCTGGTGATCGATAGCGCGATTTCCTGA
- a CDS encoding class I SAM-dependent methyltransferase produces MPGTVLMERFLEATQGAPAHPTLRKALDLWSASPGQALDLGCGAGRDSLALLRAGWKVVAVDQSADALEVLRVQADPSLSGRLTTRCQPFENETPLPIADLVNASFALPFCKPEAFNDFWARITQCLRPGGVFAGHFFGPHDSWAAKGYTIHGRERLLRKFESWTLVELNEFEFDGKTAVGHSKHWHLFEVIARRH; encoded by the coding sequence ATGCCCGGCACCGTTCTGATGGAGCGTTTTCTCGAAGCGACCCAGGGCGCACCAGCGCACCCAACCCTTCGCAAGGCGCTCGACCTATGGAGCGCCTCCCCTGGCCAGGCTCTGGACCTGGGGTGCGGCGCCGGACGCGATAGTCTGGCTCTGCTGCGTGCTGGCTGGAAGGTGGTCGCTGTAGACCAGTCTGCAGATGCTCTGGAAGTCCTGCGCGTGCAGGCCGACCCCAGCTTGTCAGGTAGGCTCACCACTCGGTGCCAGCCATTCGAGAACGAGACGCCGCTACCGATCGCTGATCTAGTGAACGCAAGCTTCGCGCTGCCATTCTGCAAGCCGGAAGCATTCAACGATTTCTGGGCACGGATAACCCAATGCCTACGCCCGGGCGGCGTGTTCGCCGGGCACTTCTTCGGGCCGCACGACAGCTGGGCGGCGAAGGGCTACACCATTCACGGTCGCGAGCGGTTGCTACGGAAATTCGAAAGCTGGACGCTAGTGGAACTCAACGAGTTCGAGTTCGACGGCAAGACCGCGGTAGGTCACAGCAAGCACTGGCACCTGTTCGAAGTAATCGCTCGACGCCACTGA
- a CDS encoding carboxy terminal-processing peptidase → MKRTLTCTVLAVLFGLHASLAMAKAVSTPENWDYLQPDRDQVIASLNVVELLKRHHYNKPPLNDARSAKIFDSYIQMLDPSRSFFLASDLEEFGKWRNQFDDFLKGGNLEPGFAIYKRHLERLQNRLNYALGLLDKGVDSFDFTVDEELLVDREKAAWAKNAAELDDLWRKRVKDEVLRLKIAGKEPKAIEELLTKRYKNQLARLNQTRGEDVFQAYINAFAQSYDPHTQYLSPDNAENFDINMSLSLEGIGAVLQSDNEHVKIVRLVPAGPAEKSKQIAPADKIIGVGQSDEEMVDVIGWRLDEVVKLIRGPKGSVVRLEVIPASNAPNDQSSKVVAITREAVKLEEQAAKKSILNLQHDGRDYKLGVIEIPAFYLDFKALRSGDKNYKSTTRDVKKLLTELQQEKVDGVVIDLRNNGGGSLQEATELTGLFIEQGPTVLVRNSDGRVDILADEQPGAFYTGPLAVLVNRLSASASEIFAGAMQDYHRALILGGQTFGKGTVQTVQPLNHGELKLTLAKFYRVSGQSTQHQGVIPDISYPAEVDTKEIGESALPEALPWDSIRAVRSDDMNPFKPFLTELKARHETRTGENPDFVFTRNRLALAQELSHETTVSLNEEKRRAQQESIEKRQLALENALRQAKGEEPLAKLAQEDETPPHADDKKGKPEDDAYLAESGKILLDWLGLNEAVAKNNLPRE, encoded by the coding sequence ATGAAACGTACGCTGACCTGCACCGTTCTCGCCGTCCTTTTCGGCCTTCACGCTTCCCTGGCGATGGCCAAAGCCGTCAGCACGCCGGAGAACTGGGACTACCTGCAACCCGATCGTGACCAGGTCATAGCCAGCCTGAACGTCGTCGAACTGCTCAAGCGCCATCACTACAACAAGCCGCCGCTGAACGATGCACGCTCCGCGAAGATCTTTGACAGTTATATTCAAATGCTCGATCCGTCACGCAGCTTTTTCCTCGCCTCCGATCTAGAGGAATTTGGGAAGTGGCGTAATCAGTTCGACGATTTCCTTAAGGGTGGCAACCTTGAGCCCGGCTTTGCCATCTACAAGCGTCACCTCGAACGGTTGCAGAACCGCCTCAACTACGCATTGGGGCTGCTGGACAAGGGCGTCGATAGCTTCGACTTCACCGTCGACGAAGAACTGTTGGTCGACCGCGAGAAAGCCGCTTGGGCCAAGAACGCTGCTGAACTGGACGATCTATGGCGCAAGCGCGTGAAGGATGAAGTACTGCGCCTGAAGATTGCCGGCAAGGAGCCAAAGGCCATAGAGGAGCTGCTCACCAAGCGCTACAAGAACCAGCTTGCGCGTTTGAACCAGACCCGTGGTGAGGACGTGTTCCAGGCTTACATCAATGCCTTCGCTCAGTCGTACGACCCACACACTCAGTACTTGTCGCCAGACAATGCAGAGAACTTCGACATCAACATGAGTCTGTCCCTCGAAGGCATAGGTGCTGTGCTGCAGAGCGACAACGAGCACGTCAAAATCGTGCGCCTGGTTCCAGCCGGCCCTGCCGAGAAGAGCAAGCAGATCGCACCGGCAGACAAGATCATCGGTGTCGGACAAAGCGACGAGGAGATGGTCGACGTGATCGGCTGGCGGCTCGATGAAGTGGTCAAGCTGATTCGAGGCCCCAAGGGCTCGGTCGTACGCCTCGAAGTGATCCCGGCCAGCAATGCGCCAAATGATCAGAGCAGCAAGGTCGTCGCCATCACGCGCGAAGCGGTCAAACTCGAAGAGCAGGCTGCCAAGAAGTCGATTCTCAACCTCCAGCATGATGGCCGCGATTACAAACTCGGCGTCATCGAAATCCCGGCCTTCTATCTCGACTTCAAAGCCCTGCGTTCCGGCGACAAGAACTACAAGAGCACAACCCGTGACGTGAAGAAACTGCTGACCGAACTGCAGCAGGAAAAGGTTGATGGCGTAGTGATTGATCTGCGCAACAACGGTGGCGGCTCGCTACAGGAAGCAACCGAACTGACGGGACTGTTCATCGAGCAGGGGCCGACCGTACTGGTGCGCAACAGTGACGGCCGTGTGGATATCCTGGCTGACGAACAGCCTGGCGCTTTCTATACCGGACCACTGGCGGTACTGGTCAACCGCCTGTCTGCCTCGGCCTCGGAGATCTTCGCTGGCGCGATGCAGGACTACCATCGAGCGCTGATTCTCGGTGGCCAGACATTCGGCAAAGGCACGGTACAGACCGTACAACCGCTCAATCACGGCGAGCTGAAACTGACTCTCGCCAAGTTCTATCGGGTGTCCGGCCAAAGCACACAGCATCAAGGCGTGATTCCGGACATTTCTTACCCAGCCGAAGTCGATACCAAAGAGATTGGCGAAAGCGCCCTGCCTGAAGCCTTGCCTTGGGACAGTATTCGCGCCGTGCGCAGTGACGACATGAATCCGTTCAAACCCTTCCTGACCGAACTCAAGGCCCGCCACGAAACGCGGACCGGCGAAAATCCGGACTTCGTTTTCACCCGCAATCGCCTTGCGCTCGCCCAGGAGCTGAGCCACGAGACTACGGTCAGCCTCAATGAGGAAAAACGCCGGGCGCAGCAGGAGAGTATCGAGAAGCGTCAGCTGGCGCTGGAAAATGCCCTGCGCCAGGCGAAGGGTGAGGAACCCCTGGCCAAGCTGGCACAGGAAGACGAAACGCCACCCCATGCTGACGACAAGAAAGGCAAACCCGAAGATGATGCCTATCTGGCGGAGAGCGGGAAAATCCTCCTTGACTGGCTGGGGCTGAATGAAGCCGTGGCGAAAAACAACCTGCCGAGGGAATAG